Proteins encoded within one genomic window of Candidatus Hydrogenedentota bacterium:
- the dhaL gene encoding dihydroxyacetone kinase subunit L gives MREPIRRDGLAAMLRGAAAAIRENHEWLSKLDSVGGDGDHGTTMVRAMGHLEKAVDAASGDMAALLHDVGWAILGVDGGATGPLLGTLFMGLSEGVAGREALDAPVLAGAFAGALAKVRAQTKAQPGDKTMIDALFPAVEAMNRAAATGAGVLAVLESGAAAAEQGAAATRDMQARFGRARNIKEKSIGTQDPGATSVFLLFQGFAKGIRSHA, from the coding sequence ATGAGGGAACCCATACGGCGTGACGGTCTCGCGGCAATGCTGCGCGGCGCCGCGGCGGCCATCCGCGAAAACCATGAATGGCTGTCAAAGCTCGATTCGGTCGGCGGCGACGGCGATCACGGCACGACGATGGTCCGCGCCATGGGTCACCTGGAAAAGGCCGTCGATGCCGCCTCAGGCGACATGGCCGCGCTGCTGCATGATGTCGGCTGGGCGATCCTCGGCGTGGACGGCGGCGCGACGGGCCCCCTGCTCGGCACGCTGTTCATGGGGCTGTCGGAAGGCGTCGCCGGCAGGGAAGCGCTGGACGCGCCCGTGCTCGCGGGAGCCTTTGCGGGCGCGCTGGCCAAGGTGCGCGCACAGACCAAGGCGCAGCCCGGCGACAAGACGATGATCGATGCCCTGTTTCCGGCGGTCGAGGCCATGAACCGCGCCGCCGCGACCGGCGCTGGGGTCTTGGCAGTGCTGGAAAGCGGCGCGGCGGCGGCGGAACAGGGCGCGGCGGCGACCAGGGACATGCAGGCGCGTTTTGGCCGCGCGAGAAACATCAAGGAAAAGAGTATCGGGACGCAGGACCCCGGCGCGACGTCGGTGTTCCTGCTGTTTCAAGGATTCGCGAAAGGAATACGTAGTCATGCCTGA
- a CDS encoding dihydroxyacetone kinase subunit DhaK, producing the protein MTMKKFINEPASLVPELLEGFALAHPGKVALVNERLVVRARPKAKDKVALVTLGGSGHEPALSGFVGEGMLDISVPGEIFAAPGPPRVVEALRMANRDAGVLFIVLNHAGDVMSANLSMEMARKEGLKVRQVLTHEDISGGPRENPDDRRGLVGCLLVVKVAGAAAEQGRSLDECAAIAERMERNMATLAVAISGATHPSTGDVIAEIPEGVMVVGMGQHGEAGGGTQPIKTANETADIMLPVLLDDLKVKAGEEVLVMLNGVGATTQMELYLVLRRVRQILDDKKITLARCLVGEFLTVQEMGGFQMCVARLDDELKALWDAPCSSPALTIG; encoded by the coding sequence ATGACCATGAAGAAGTTTATCAATGAACCGGCCAGCCTGGTGCCGGAACTGCTGGAGGGGTTTGCGCTGGCGCACCCGGGAAAGGTGGCGCTCGTAAACGAGCGGCTCGTGGTGCGGGCCCGGCCCAAAGCCAAAGACAAGGTCGCGCTCGTCACGCTGGGCGGCAGCGGCCACGAACCGGCGCTTAGCGGGTTTGTCGGCGAAGGCATGCTCGATATCAGCGTGCCCGGCGAGATTTTCGCCGCGCCCGGCCCGCCGCGCGTCGTCGAGGCGTTGCGCATGGCAAACCGCGACGCGGGCGTCTTGTTTATCGTGCTGAACCACGCGGGCGATGTCATGTCCGCGAATCTCTCGATGGAAATGGCGCGGAAAGAAGGCCTGAAGGTCCGGCAGGTGCTGACGCACGAGGATATTTCCGGTGGACCGCGCGAGAATCCGGACGACCGCCGCGGGCTCGTGGGCTGCCTGCTCGTGGTCAAGGTGGCGGGCGCGGCGGCCGAACAGGGCCGTTCGCTTGACGAGTGCGCCGCCATCGCGGAGCGCATGGAACGCAACATGGCCACGCTGGCCGTGGCCATCAGCGGCGCGACACACCCGAGCACGGGTGACGTCATTGCGGAGATTCCCGAGGGGGTCATGGTCGTGGGCATGGGCCAGCACGGCGAGGCGGGCGGCGGCACGCAGCCGATCAAGACGGCCAACGAGACGGCGGACATCATGCTGCCGGTGCTGCTGGACGACCTCAAGGTCAAGGCCGGTGAGGAAGTGCTCGTGATGCTGAACGGCGTCGGGGCAACCACGCAGATGGAGCTGTACCTGGTCCTGCGCCGGGTGCGGCAGATTCTCGACGATAAGAAGATTACGCTGGCGCGCTGCCTGGTAGGCGAATTCCTCACCGTACAGGAAATGGGCGGTTTCCAGATGTGCGTGGCACGGCTCGACGATGAACTCAAGGCGTTGTGGGATGCTCCGTGCAGTAGCCCGGCGCTGACAATCGGCTGA
- the lsrF gene encoding 3-hydroxy-5-phosphonooxypentane-2,4-dione thiolase yields MPDADKSSGGEEKNFGIGIPMETPGFYLKGSAHLYWGMKNRLSQIFNPRSGRTVMLAFDHGYIMGPTTGLERIDLVVPPLIPHVDCLMCTRGALRACISPEVRKPVVMRCSTGATVLKDLSNEVIGVSVEEALALNAAAITTQACIGADYEKETLANMSYLINEGNRYGLPTLGVTAVGKEMVRDARYLGLACRVIAELGVHFVKTYYCEPGFDEVVAGCPVPVVIAGGKKLPELDALKMACKAVDQGALGVDMGRNIFGAEDPVAMAQAVGVVVHELEKPDKAFQLYNDLKKKQSRSRTR; encoded by the coding sequence ATGCCTGATGCAGACAAATCTTCCGGCGGTGAAGAGAAGAACTTCGGAATCGGCATCCCCATGGAGACGCCCGGCTTCTATTTGAAAGGGTCGGCGCACCTCTACTGGGGCATGAAGAACCGGCTCTCGCAGATCTTCAATCCGCGGAGCGGCCGCACGGTGATGCTTGCGTTCGACCACGGCTACATCATGGGACCGACGACCGGGCTCGAACGGATCGACCTTGTCGTGCCCCCGCTCATCCCGCACGTCGATTGCCTCATGTGCACACGCGGCGCGCTGCGCGCCTGCATCAGCCCCGAAGTGCGCAAGCCGGTGGTCATGCGGTGCAGCACGGGCGCGACCGTGCTCAAGGATCTCAGCAACGAGGTGATCGGCGTGTCCGTCGAGGAAGCGCTGGCGCTCAACGCGGCGGCGATCACGACGCAGGCATGCATCGGCGCGGACTACGAAAAAGAAACGCTGGCCAACATGTCGTACCTCATCAACGAAGGCAACCGCTATGGCCTGCCCACGCTGGGCGTCACCGCCGTGGGCAAGGAGATGGTGCGCGACGCCCGTTATCTCGGGCTGGCTTGCCGCGTCATCGCTGAGTTGGGCGTGCATTTCGTCAAGACCTATTATTGCGAACCCGGCTTCGACGAAGTCGTCGCGGGCTGCCCGGTGCCCGTGGTCATCGCGGGCGGCAAGAAATTGCCCGAACTCGACGCGCTCAAGATGGCCTGCAAGGCAGTCGACCAGGGCGCGCTCGGCGTTGACATGGGCCGCAATATCTTCGGTGCGGAAGACCCCGTGGCCATGGCGCAGGCCGTGGGAGTGGTAGTGCATGAGCTGGAGAAACCGGACAAGGCGTTCCAGCTCTACAATGACCTGAAGAAGAAACAATCGCGCTCGCGAACGCGATAA